CAAAAAAGAACATCATGATCGCTGCTACTGTACATGCTAGTATGCTACACGCCAGATGATGTGAAGAATTCAAGATGAGAGAGTCAAAGAAAGAAACATACCAAGATTGTGGTCTCTTGTGATAAGCAAGAGCCAAGAGCTACTATAGCAGAAAAGTGACCGGAGTAGCTTTAGCTAGCAAGAAGTGCAAGAAGCAAAGCTTGACCGGTTCTTGGCTCTCAGCTGGAGTAGCTAGCTGTTCTTGGCTCTTGCTATTGCTGCTCACTCCTATAGCTTTAGCTCTCTCTTGAATCTTGATATGGAGTATCTGAAAGTGTAGCAGCTTCACCTTCCGGTCTGGGGCATGCTAATCACACAGTTGATGGAAAGATCTTGTCCTTCCTTTCTCCTATGctggtttttttcttctttgaagagaggaaaggagagagaggtaTAGGTCTTGTCTCTACTTGAAGGTGTTTTGTCATGGAGTCTGCCACAGGAATCCCTGGCTCTACACTCTTATCATCTTGGAACTgacttctctttctctctgtgTGACTGGTCCCAGATGCACTGCAGATGCAAGTCTAATTTCTTCTGGTTCATGCATGTGTAAACCTTATTTTGCCCCAGATAATGAATGGGATGTTGAATTTGGGTTCAAGTTGTATTGATCAGtaccactattttttttcaattgttaATGGCTGTTGACAAAACTTGCAAGTTACTATGCACTGGTGTAGGAAGTACATGATCCTGTTTGCAAAGAAAAAATGATTGAGATTAACCATGTTGCTACTGGATTGTTCAATATTACAAGCTATGTATGTTATTCAGACTTCAACGGTGCATGCATTTCATCTGATTATTCCATACTCTCTTCGATTCAAGATTGACTAATTTACACCGACATATAGTTTATTATATGCAAAACCATAGCTTTCGGATAGCATTTAGAAATGTTAACCATTCTGACCACACAATAATCCTACGTTGATAAACGCTTCTCTCACCAGTCTCATGATTTGTATGTACGATCTTATCTAGTTATAGCTCTCTAGCAACTTGATTGCAACTTTGAATAATCTATTTCTCATTTCAAATCGAAGATAAAATAATTGAACTATCgaatcattaacatcaatagTACCGTACAAGATAAAACTGAAAAGAGGAATAGAAAACCAAACCTTTAAAGAAATCTTTaggttctaaaaaaaataagtatagaACTCTCTATATTctccattattaatatatatcctGCATTTAATTTGCTTGGCAATATTCTCCTCTGTTAATGCGTCAACATCCGTGCCTTGTCAAAATATCACCTAGCTAAACCCATACCTGACCAATCATATCCATTTCACAATACGAAGATCGGCTAACTTAATCAATTTGGAAGTTGATTGTCACGTCTAATATATCAATGACGCTAGTTTAATTGATTTCCTAATACGCTcacctatatatatactttttaagtttttgttaCGATATGTATAATTAAGAGCAACTCCAATAGAATGGCCAAGTAACTACCCAAGCTAAATTTTAGCAAATATAGGGGGAAAATACCATTCAACAGTCTCTCCATCCGGATGGCCAAATCGCACCCCTCATTGACCAAACTTGGAGAGTCTCTCTGCCTGGCTATTCGTGGGCTCCACACTCCCCTCccaccccatctctctctctgcccTGGCTAGAGCAAGAAGGCGGCAACGATGCCGCTTGTGAACGGCGATGGCTAGGAACCGCACaacggcgacggcacggagGAGAGATGCGCCGGAGCCAGCtgcgaccgccgccgtcgtccgcgtcgTCCCATGCAGCGACTGTCGCCGTCGTCCACGCCGTCCCTAGTCgcgaccgccaccgccgtccgcgCCATCCCTAGCCGCGACCGCCGCCCCCGCGTGGATTTGACCGGGCGGCGTGGATTCGGGGGCTGTTGCcatggtcgtcgtcgtcacgagccgccgccgctgccacccttTGCTCAATCGCCGTTGCCTCGGGGAGTGctaagagaagaggaagagggagaaaaagaggaataAGGGGAGAAAGATGAGAAAGAATGGGTATAGAGAGGAtggatggagaggctgttggagtaaaGAACGAATTTGACTTGACAAATAAAATGGAGAGTTGACCAAATAGACATTTAGAGAGTCGAATTTAGAGAAActattggagatgctctaagctAGCTTTATTAATAGTACGTTTCAATAATGATTACCTCTTTAATTGGACCGAGGCTCCTGTGATTGATGTACCAGCTGTGACTACCACAGCTGCATGCTTATGCGTGTAAGTGAtgcactccctccgttccataatataaaggattttggtgGGATGAGACATATCCTATTACTAATTTGGGCAGAGATACAACGAATATGATTATAGAGTGTATTTATTGCACTAGGATGTGATGTATTCTAGTAAGCGAGGTTAGTTTTTTTGATGGAGGAATTAGCTATCATGCTGCCtatgaattttaaattttgattttgagAATAATTTTAGGCAACGACAGCGGCAGAGGAAAACCTAAAACTTAAAATCAAATCCTATAATCGACGCAGTGCTAAGTACTCCGTACACCCTTATTCAAGGTTGACTGCCTACTGTTATTTGACTATTTGTTATTAATTGTTACTACAAATTTTGGGTGAAAATATACAAGAAAGTAgatatattttgttttcttgacaatgcatatgtatatattcaaATTATACATCACCAACTTTATCACAATTTATTATCATTACTATTGCATATTTACTACAATTCACACATATATCTAGATCTATCGTAATACTCTACCAATTATTTTCATCATATCaaatttcatctaaaattaCTTCTATATATTTTCGTAGCAACACGCGTGGTATCTTCTTGTATTTTTAATGGTGAGTAGGAGCTAGTTGGGATGAGTGCAATGTCCCTTTCATTTTGCACTTGGAGGAAAAAATCAATTAAGTAAATTAACTACTTCATGCTCCGCCTAGCCGCCAATCAAACAGATTTATTTCTCCTCTTCACCCACTATATTTTTCCTAACAATGATTGGCACAATAAAATGCGCCAAAAACACATGACAAGATCGAGAACCTACTAATAGCTAGGAGTAAGATAACTGAATAATTcattcttatttttcttttttgatctGCTAATTGACACACATCTTATAGCTAGTCATCAAGTGGCAACTTCGGGGGCATGCCTAATAAGACAAAAATAGAAATAGTAGTTGAACTCCTATATAAACTTTGGTTTTTATTTATGAGAAAATTGATTTTGGTGGTTAGTGTCTAGCTAGCTTCTATGGATTGTATAATTAGCTGTGGTCTTATATTAGACTAGtggtttaattaattatggCACATGCATTTGGGGCTGAAAATTTATTGAACAGGTAGAGTGCacgcatcatgcatgcatgcgcgtgACAAAATGATTATGTCATTCATtctgctagctaagctagctggaAACCTCAAACACATACTCGGTCAGTCCCAAATCTCAATATACTTATTGTTGTAGGTTATTTAAATATAGATTAAGATTTGTTTGAAAAAGACTATACCGTTTATTATTAAATGATGTATATATGGTCGAAAGTGAGAGGGTTGTTAGGGGTAGAATGGCAGGAGGTGATTGATTtagtaaattatattttagagtaacaactattttaagataaattttaaatcttgaaagtgcatctaggcaaCTAATTATGTTGGTGATTAATAACAATGTGATTAGAGATGACTAACAACTTATTTGAGTATGAGTGAATGAATGTTAGCATCGGTGAAAAACGATGTTAAAGGCAAAACCTCTAGGCCTCAATGACCTTGCAAATCTCGAAATACAACTATTATGTCGCGGAGATAGTATTCTACTAATATaagattatatatatgaaatttttttcaagAAATACATTGACAAACATTCAATTTCAAGAAATATCATCGATAAGTACGACTTTTATAAAATGCCACTGTACAAGCGACTTTGTCTCGGAAATACCATCATCGTTAGGGTTTCGTTAGTAGTCCTCCGTTAAGTATTATAGGATAAACGGTGCATTTAACAATGGGGATGGACGGAACCTTAACAGCAATGATATTTATAGAACAAAATCGCTTGCACTCGTCGATGATGGCTTTGATTGTTTGTTAATGGTATTTCTGGATGTTCTCTATATGTATGGGCTCATTGATAACGGCACTATATGAGTGACAATGAGAAACAGCGTGAGCGAATCTGTATGAGATGACGTACGCGATATTCATATACAGGCATTGATACAAACTTCTACACAGTAGCTAGTGTTGCTGAATATAGCTTGGtcgtgtactccctccgtcccaaattaagTACAATAAATTTTGGTTAGATGGAACATAactataaatctaaacatatttTTTCAGACTCATATTACTAGAATGTGTCCAATCAAAATCTTATATATTTTAGTACGAAGGGAGTAGACCGTATGTTGCGTCCACTGTATGTTACATGTCGCCCACTGAATTAAATATGAAACTCTGAAATATTCAAAGACGTCATCGGGAAGTGTGTTGTAAGTCAGAAATTATTTTGAGCTGGGGAATATTAGTTTAATTTCATTTGCCTCTGATATAATTTGTAaggtgttttcaattttgttcAACGTTATACTTCTCTACTTTCATATTAGTGGGCCGGGTGCTTTAGCTTAAACTGTCACGGAGATATAAAAGCctatcttaatttttttttgacgagaAAAAACAGCAAGAGAGGCTACTACTGTGATTTTAATAAGAGAAAGGGAATAATTACAGAGAGTATGTACATGAGGGGGAAGGAAAGAACAACAAAACTAAACTAATCAAGCTAAACAAGAAACTGAATCCATGATTCCCACGAAGGTTTATCATCCTGTTTTACTCTATGCAAATGTAGAGTAAAGTCCTCCTTGAAATCTGATTTCCACTTGCTGAAATTGATTGAAAGATTGTTGAAGATAAAGTCATTTCTCCTGCTCTAGATATTCCAGCAACAAATAGCAATGACCTCCATGAAGAAAGGATAAGGAAAGTTGTTCTTTGCTTCTGAGATCGTGTTCATAACATCCAGATGAAAATTTCAGTTAATGCCTAAACTAGACCAGCATTGCTGAGCAAAAGGGCAGGAGAAAAAAAGATGGTGGGAGTCCTCTATGACCACTGATTTCAGGTAACACATTTGATGCCTCCTTGGGTGTTGAAATGTTTTCTTTGCAAGAGTTCCTTGGTGTTCAATCTGTCCATTAGAAGCAACCAAAGGAAGACTTTCAGTTTCAGAGTGCATTTGCATTTCCAAATCCAAATAAGAGGAGCCGGTGGGTGAATGTGAGCAAAGAACAAATCATAGACTTTTTTGGAATGATATTGATGAGAATTCCACTGATAAGTCCAGCAGTCCAAGTCATTAAAGTTATCCAGATTTTGAACCAGATCGTTTAAGATTTGCCATTGTTGAATTGCTTGTACCAACATGGGTGTATGAAAAGACTGCTCAATACTATTCAGATCGAGGAAACCTTTAAGTGAGATATCTTCCAATTTTGCGAATGAGAATAGGATGCTTAACTCCTCTTGCAAAATGCTTCTAGTCCAattatctttccaaaacaaagcTGTTTCACCAGAACCAACAGTTACCTTTGAGATTGCTCTGAAAATTGGGATTAATCTGAAAATGTCCTTCCACCAAAAAGAACCCTTTTCTGTGTGTGCATGAGGGGGTAAATTTGAATGAGAGTAGTATTTGTTCCAAATGAGATTTACCCAAGGGAGATCTTTCTTATTGAAAAATTTGTCCAGATGTTTTGTGAGTAGGGCAACATTTTGAAGAGGAGGGGAAATGagaaaactaaaaatatatgtaaaacAAGATAAgttattagtgcatgattaattaaatattaattattttaaatttaaaaataattaatatattttttaaataaattttgttttttttaaaatatacacGATTTAACCGTTTAGGAAGTGTACACCTGAAAAACATCATATATCCCTATTGACACTCCCACCTCTCACTCGTGACGACTCTATCCAATCCTTCTCCGTCTCGTCATGGCCACGGTAGCGCCACTCACATCAGAGCCCCAAGATCTCGACCCTCATATATGGGCCCTTATATATTTAACCTATTAGCTAGAAACaaaagtttaattaattaaatcccTTAAAATATATGTTGGATCTAATATGTATCCCTTAACAGCAAAGCTATGTATAATGACTCCATCAATCATCAATACCGGTTTAGTTTGCGGGCCTTCTCAAATGGTTTGGATGACAGTTTTGCTCTGCGTGGCGCACGTTGATCTAATCTCTATCCTACgtctatattatattataaaataaaatagtagGACCCATGTCTCATCCTCGCCTCGTTCTCTAGCTCCTTACACACTTTGAGAAAGCAGGGTATACTGGAAGCAGAGAGGGCAGGAGGGCGACAGTAGCAGCAAGCCGAATCCtggaagagcggcggcggctcctcccctcttctctcctacCGTTCGGTTGGGGCACGGGTGcgctcttctctcccttcctcctctctctctctctctctcttttttctttgagAGCACTTCAGAATTTTCTCAATTCGCTCCTTTGTTATGTAACGAATTTTCTCAAGTTCCCTTGGATCAGTTACAAGGACTTGAACACCCAATTGCACTTTTGTCTTCTGAAGGTTGAAACCAAGACATGCaattcctcctccctctcttggCTTGATTGTATACGTGCGTTGAGCTTTGCTGTGACTTTGTGATGTCAAGTTTCCAAACGCTCATTGTACCATTGCAATTATTCAAATGAAGACCGGTTGAAGATAGGGATGAAAATGGTTGGAAAATCCCTAtaccattttctttttcatatatatatttctcgTAAACGAAATCAGAATGGTAGATCTGGAAATGGTAACGATATCGGTAATATTGGTATATCAGAAACAGGACTGTCGGAACGAAATATACCGATATTGGTTGGAAGTCGAAATTCATGTCAGAATCAGCAGAGTGTGGCATAGCACACATTTAACTATACATGTAAATGACATTTTAACTTTATTCTTTTATCATCACACACCACATAACAccgttatatgatgattaataatATGATAATAAGTTTGATGAACAGTATAAACAAAGTTTAACAATACTTAACATCGATAAGTTGAGAAGACTAAAGTTCAGCAAAATCCACATGCCACATCATAGGGTTAATTAACAACATTTTTCTCTGGTCACTTTCCCTTTTTTATGGGCCGCAAGCCTACTAGACTTCCTTCATTCATGGACTTCTGATGGGTTAGGCAGGCTAAGCCGCTAGAGAACTTCCagaattttttcggaattttgACGAAAATTATCATACAAATACGGTTACCGacaaaacggtcggaaaaaccTCCATCTCATTTCCGCTACCATTTCCAGAAGATATTACCGTTTCCATTTCCACCACTGTTGGTTACCGATACCGACTGAAAACGGTCGGTGTAAACTAGAAACGGCAGCCGGAAATTTCCATACCGTTTTCAGGGTTGGATGAAGATCGATGATGACGGTGCTACCCGAGCTCAAGCTTGTAGGGGGCTCGCCAGCATCCCTGTTGTTACCTTCTTTCGCAGGCGAGTGTCCAAGCACGATCTCGCGCGGGACAGCCGTTTTAACGGTTTTGCAATTGAGAGTTACGAATGAGATTTGACCTGTATTTGAGATAATTAAATCGGACATTTTCTTATCTGGCCTAATTAGCTGACCCTTTGTTTGGACCAGAGTCATTCTTAAAAGTACACACCTTGGCCTTTCTCTTTCGCAAACATTCTTGAACAGTTGCGTACGAGTTGGGCTTTTCTTTATATAGCTTAACGTTTCCGGCCCATGTATTTCCTTCTCTCCTCCTAATCGTTTCGGACGATGCAAGAGGTGGCCACGATGGTGTGCTCAGCTGCCGTACGTCGTCGTGCCAAGAcgagtcgccggcggcgagctgggcCTGCTGCTGAAGCTGACgccaaattaattaagctcCCAAACGGCCGCGCCGGAGGACTATACTCACACCGTtaataaatatttgacgccgcttattttttaaaatatatttgatcgttccttttatttgatttattgttaaatataattatatgtatacatatagttttacatatttcacaaaagtttttaaataagatgaacggttaaacatgtgctaaaaaggttaaatatttagaaataaagggagtatatttttcaaaaaaaaaaaaagcttcgtGGCCGGAGCTCTGCCGGCCGGATTTAAAAGAGGGAAAGCCGGAGGATTATATATGGATCGCATTCAGGTCTATACCTTCCTGCTTTCTTCCTCCGCGTGGCGTCGATTTCCGCCGTGCAGATACGAGGACGCCGGCGCCGAGTACGAGTTAAGGCCTGAAGCGGATGGACGAGAAAGCCTATAGGCCTTTGCAGCCCATATATACATTCCTGCAGTAAAAAACAAATCTATCTCTGTAAACATCTTGTTTTGTCGTCAGAGTTGCAACGAACAGAATTGACAACGGGACACACGTACAGAAAACGAAGCAACACTGAGTGTGCCAATTCTTTAAATATTATAGCATGACTACAAGAATCCAGGATTTTTCTTTTGACAGACACAAACCACTAAGGATAGCATCAAAACCGTTAAGGTAACATGTTTTGCCGGCCAACCGCCAAGTTTATAGACCAAGGAAAATTCCATTTTATTGGCGGCTAACTGTTATggaaagagttttttttttgtctccccAACAAGAAAATTACGATCATTTCCAACTTTCGAAAGCGCCAAGAAATAAAAACTTGTCAGTTCGGATTGACAATAATATACTTTACTTTAGATGTTATCGAACCGCCAAGGAAATTATCAAGAAAATACCTTATTCATGGCCGCTACAACCACCAAAGGAAgtatcaaggaaataccttaTTCATGACCGCTACAGCCGCCAAGGATATAACTTGGCGGTTCTACGTAACCCTCAATAAAATAGTTGTATCCTTATCAACTAGTTATGATCATCAAGATAACGAATAATATTGGCGGCTTTGTTTTGGCTGCCAAAAAATCTTGGATTGTTGTATGCGCAGGAGAAAATCGATCAGAACATATATAAGAGGGAAACTTTATATGGTGAAATAGCTAAGCTATAAGCTCAAGAAGAGATGTTTTCCTCCGCCAAAGTCTAAGGTTTTGGCCTCTTCCTTGATCTTTGCTATTAGCTTGATTATCGAGAGTTTCTTATGTTGGAACATTCATTGATTTCTCTCCTATATTTTCCATGTCGTAAGTAGGATGAGAGTGCACACCCCCCTTTTTCTGATAGGCTTCGACCTGTGAGCAGTGCCACCCACCATTCATATACTATCGAGGTTGTGCTCCATATTTATGGGCTGAGTTGCTCCTGGGATGTCCAGGTGGAAATCATGTCCATATTCTCCTCATATATCTGCACTCTGGACACAAGTAGGTGGAAGGATGCTTCTAAGGTGGGTCGGCAAAGCGAGTAGTACAAGTAGGTGGAAGGATGCTTCTAAGGTGGGTCGGCAACGCGAGTAGTAGGTATTGTTTGGCCAACTTCTCGAACTGTTAATCTCTGTCAGACGTCCGTACTAATGTTATGTATaattagggcatgtttggtagagctccaactcccaGGAGAGCTGGAGTCCAGTCAAACAGTTTCAACTCCATCCAATGGGAGTGAAGCTGGCTGGAGTGCTCTCACAAAATGAttaactagagaggtggagctgggtttggTTGCTCCATAATTTCACTCCAGATCCAGTTCTTGATGTTAAATCTAAGAGTTGGAACCTACCAATCAGGCCCTTAGCCAAGCGAAGATCATGTATTTCTTTGGAGTCTAAAGCTTCCAAATGAAATATGATAGTTCTGTTAATGGAGCCGAAGAACTGTGCTCAGCTTCTCATGAAATTGAGTCAAACAGTAGATACAATGAAGAGTTTTTAGTCATAATCTCTCATGCATGAACGAAGGCATGATAAAACTATCATCTTGCTTGATTTCCAGGACCATCTTTACCCCTTCTTACATGCATATGTTTAATCAAGAAGAAAAGACAAAGAGAATCCTTGCCTCAAAATTCCTTATCAATCTAGCTATTATATacccctctatctctctctaatatacatatataagcTAGGACTGCTCTTGTTGTCCATGAATACATACATAAACTTATTCAAGAGATCCAAAATGGTAAATTCATGCATGCATCATTCTTTGTTCTGCATGCAGCTAGAAAACGCTGCCTTCAGGTATGCTCTGCAGGGTAGGCTGCCACACTGATCCGCAGCTCTCCTGCTGGTGCAGCAGCTCATCTGCTTCAGCTTGTTTTTGCATGAGAGACACCATGTCGTTcagggagatggcggcggcgtcgttgtGCAGCAGCATCTTCTTCAGCTCCTGCTTTCTGACCACCAGCTTCACCctcacgacggcgccgccgggtgGGTCGTCAGCCATGTCGGCCGTCGCCGGCCGGAgtgcctcgtcgtcgtcgtcggaggagACGCCGTtgaggggtggcggcggcggcggcagcttcaggatctcgccgtcgacgtccATGCTCATGATCTTGATCTCCCTGTTCCTATCTTGAATCACCATGCAATTCCCCATGATGatacgacgacgaagacgagtTTTGCAAGGAGATTTGGGATGATGAAATTACGAGGTAGCTAGCACGACcgaatgatcgatcgatcacaattcacaagttAGAAATGTGTGTGTGGTGTAGTATTTCTTGGCGAAAGAGTAGGGGGTTGGAGGGGAGGAGTTATGTGTGGTATTTAAAGGAATTGTATTAGGAGGATAGCCACAAACTTTGGAGCATACTTCATCTCTGTGCCATTGGACTAGCCAAGTGAGCTTTGCTTACTTCATGTCATGCCTCACCAAAAGCAAGATATAGCCACTGAGAAAGTGAGAATTAGTGAAATCGACCagccatttcttttttttttgtctctatCTTGTTGTCGTCCTTGACTGTTGCATGCTGATTTGCATCAGGGCGGTTCCGTGAAATTCGAGGCCGGTTGCGCACGTCAAACATCTCGGAATAAACTTGATGTGCATTTTCAGCTAGATTTTACTATTATTGTCTTTTCAGTCTTATTCTAGTCTACTATAACCTTAATTTTAAGTACTATGATGTTGTTGAATTTTCTATATATGTTTAACAATTTGTCTtactaaaaaatattaaaaaaatataaaagtcaTGCTTGAAGTGTCTATAATAATAAAACTAGCCACAGTAAAACAAATAATATTTACATATTTGTTTGATAAGAGAATGATCAAATATATGTCCAAAAGACAACGACGTTATATGttaaaaatagagggagtatatatttttttataataaacaaGATAAAAAAGGTATAGAAGTTATTAAATAACCGTTGAATTAATGGAGCAAATCGACTGTAAACTACACCGACACTTATATTTATGACAACAAATGCTTCTTCCTAGTGCcaggcatgcatatatatgatctCATTCTTATCCATGCATATTACATATATGTAATTAGATGGCAAAATCATAATTTTGTGCTGAGTAGAGGGTTTTTTTTGAAGATATATAATTGAATTAGCAAGCAACATACCCAGGTAAAGGGGGAGAGATCACAAAACATTAGTAGTAGGATACATGTGGAGCCCAACATTTGGGCAGGCCTAATCCATATCCTTGTAGTGGAGGTAAGAATCATTTGCACCTCTTGTCAAATCTGCAAGTGAAAATGGATTTGTGTACTGGTCATCATGTGGTTTAATTTGCAAGTGAAAGTGAAACTAATAGAGACCATGCATCCAATGCGTGTTACTGGTCATATATATAGACAGGCCGAAAACGATCGATATGATGGATCCTCCTCTCCATCAAGCACTAACAACCAATATAAACATTTGTTGCACGATCCGCATCATTTCAATTCAGTAAGAACGCTATGTACCCCGGCATCTATAGTTCTATTTATATATACACGTGATGTGTTATATATGCGTGCTATTTGACTACAAGAATCCAGAATTTTCTTTGCGGTCAAAAACACCAAGGCAATATATTTTTACGACTACCTGCCAAATAATAACCACCAAATTTAGAGAGCCAAGGAAATCCAGATTAATTTCTTGGTTGCTAATCGTGAGGGAAAGTTCTATTAGCGGTCTAACCGCCAAGAGAACTACGGAGAATATTAAACTTTTGAAAAGCCAAGAAATGTAACCTTACCAGTCTCGACCGACAAGAACACATCTTACCTTAGGTGGTGTCGAACCGTCAAGAATATATGGTCATTGAGTGAAGCTGGAGACGATCGATTAATGCATCCAAGGCTATGTATCCAACtatatatccattatatatatgGTTATTGTAATGGGATAAGGCAAGAGCAATTATTGTGTTTTAGAATTCACAATGTTCGCGGTtgagttttcttcttctccttttaaTTGTTTGTAGCTAACACAGACCACACATTAATTCAATACTTTAGTGAATTGCACATTATATCGCATATGTTAGGAAACGATAAgcgaacaaacgataaagaacaatagatcaatcacagaagacacgagatttaacgtgaaaaaccctcccaaaataggagagaaaaaaccacgggcgccagccagcaaaatatcttcactatatctggggtgaggttacatcgccgcatggcggcttacaagagatatatatatatggtggaaccctaaaagggatgatGATCCGTACGGGAGACGGGCCTCCGCTCCACTAcggaagctggcctttattaagtgcagaTGAATTTCGATCACAACTCAACAGCATCGACCAAATATTCTCCCCGAAGTTTCCTCTTGCACcacaattaattaactaatggTTTCGCTTTCAATCATTTTTCATTCTT
This genomic window from Oryza sativa Japonica Group chromosome 12, ASM3414082v1 contains:
- the LOC4351528 gene encoding uncharacterized protein; amino-acid sequence: MGNCMVIQDRNREIKIMSMDVDGEILKLPPPPPPLNGVSSDDDDEALRPATADMADDPPGGAVVRVKLVVRKQELKKMLLHNDAAAISLNDMVSLMQKQAEADELLHQQESCGSVWQPTLQSIPEGSVF